One Sanguibacter keddieii DSM 10542 genomic window carries:
- a CDS encoding DoxX family protein, which yields MNLALWILAGLLAVAFFASGLSKIVGTRDQMITKTPYVEDFPQGAVRLIGLVEVLGALGLVLPALLDVAPALVPTAAIGLALVMIGAAVVHLRRGDDVAAAVPALVLALLSAVVAWGRLGSWAF from the coding sequence ATGAACCTCGCCCTCTGGATCCTCGCCGGGCTGCTCGCCGTCGCGTTCTTCGCCTCCGGCCTGTCCAAGATCGTCGGCACGCGCGACCAGATGATCACCAAGACCCCCTACGTCGAGGACTTCCCCCAGGGAGCCGTCCGGCTCATCGGGCTCGTCGAGGTGCTCGGTGCGCTGGGGCTCGTCCTGCCTGCCCTTCTCGACGTCGCCCCCGCCCTCGTCCCCACCGCGGCGATCGGCCTCGCCCTCGTGATGATCGGCGCCGCCGTGGTCCACCTGCGCCGCGGAGACGACGTCGCCGCCGCCGTGCCGGCACTGGTGCTCGCCCTCCTCTCCGCCGTCGTCGCCTGGGGTCGCCTCGGC
- a CDS encoding MarR family winged helix-turn-helix transcriptional regulator, translating into MDDEKAERADTTGDGGPVPWLAPDEVRAWLLLSALMEALPPAISSGLKRESGVNGFDYMVMAGLSEAPGRAALMSDLAAFVAGSISRLSHALTRMEDRGWVERRPFAGDGRQTEVVLTDAGTALVVAAAPGHVRTVRELVVDPLGPEKMVQLGDLVAQVLEVVNPEILRVLATTYPHDGS; encoded by the coding sequence ATGGACGACGAGAAGGCAGAGCGGGCCGACACCACCGGCGACGGCGGTCCCGTGCCCTGGCTGGCCCCGGACGAGGTCCGTGCCTGGCTCCTGCTCTCGGCGCTCATGGAGGCCCTGCCTCCCGCGATCAGCAGCGGGCTCAAGCGCGAGAGCGGCGTCAACGGCTTCGACTACATGGTCATGGCCGGCTTGTCCGAGGCCCCGGGACGGGCAGCGCTGATGAGCGACCTCGCGGCCTTCGTCGCGGGGTCGATCTCCCGTCTGTCGCACGCGCTGACCCGCATGGAGGACCGCGGGTGGGTGGAGCGACGACCGTTCGCCGGCGACGGCCGCCAGACCGAGGTGGTGCTCACCGACGCCGGGACGGCGCTCGTGGTCGCAGCAGCGCCCGGCCACGTGCGGACCGTCCGCGAGCTGGTCGTCGACCCCCTCGGGCCCGAGAAGATGGTGCAGCTCGGCGACCTCGTCGCACAGGTGCTCGAGGTCGTGAACCCCGAGATCCTCCGTGTGCTCGCGACGACCTACCCGCACGACGGATCCTGA
- a CDS encoding GAF and ANTAR domain-containing protein, which produces MTGHSTPPTSDLTVSDRVADAARQLADEPTLDQTLQSIVNLAVEMVEGCSAAGITHVLGREITTTAATDPGVRIGDRLQYELDEGPCLDAVRAHEVVHSSDIVSDERWPRWAPAVDAKIGVKSMLAVQLYTSETTHGALNLYSTDVDAFTPTDISLAASFAAVAAAAIQAAQTEEQLTSAVLSRTVIGQAQGIVMERFGLSAENAFSVLSRLSQDSNTKLVQVAQEIVSTRRLPGTSSDAGSPGRG; this is translated from the coding sequence ATGACCGGCCACAGCACCCCGCCGACGTCCGACCTCACCGTCTCCGACCGCGTCGCCGACGCCGCCCGGCAGCTCGCGGACGAGCCGACGCTCGACCAGACGCTGCAGAGCATCGTGAACCTCGCGGTGGAGATGGTCGAGGGGTGCTCTGCCGCCGGGATCACACACGTGCTCGGTCGTGAGATCACGACGACCGCTGCCACCGACCCGGGTGTGCGGATCGGCGACCGGCTGCAGTACGAGCTCGACGAGGGGCCGTGCCTCGACGCGGTCCGGGCTCACGAGGTCGTCCACTCGTCCGACATCGTCTCCGACGAGCGCTGGCCGCGCTGGGCGCCTGCTGTCGACGCGAAGATCGGCGTCAAGAGCATGCTCGCGGTGCAGCTCTACACGAGCGAGACCACGCACGGTGCGCTGAACCTCTACTCCACGGACGTCGACGCCTTCACGCCGACCGACATCTCGCTCGCGGCGTCCTTCGCCGCGGTCGCCGCCGCCGCGATCCAGGCCGCGCAGACCGAGGAGCAGCTGACCTCTGCGGTGCTGAGCCGGACGGTGATCGGCCAGGCGCAGGGGATCGTCATGGAACGGTTCGGCCTCTCGGCGGAGAACGCCTTCTCGGTGCTGAGCCGGCTGTCCCAGGACTCCAACACCAAGCTGGTGCAGGTCGCGCAGGAGATCGTGTCGACCCGTCGGCTGCCCGGGACGTCGTCCGACGCAGGTTCGCCCGGGCGGGGCTGA
- a CDS encoding PAS and ANTAR domain-containing protein: MHARPTSSAHPTPDARSTPSTPRSSTSRGTAARADGDTVVGTFRLDVPSDRWTWSDEVYLVHGFEPGQVVPSTKLLLSHAHPDDAPRLAEVLDEAQRDGSAFSHVYRALDAAEETRTVAIVGSGQRDTGAVRAVDGYVVDLTGSYRAAVDREATAAIAASSLSRATIEQAKGIVVAALGITDERAFDVLRQFSNDSNTPVRVVAARLVASLQLAPSGALLGDVRTHLAAIAPGSQGADEEPGGAAGR; encoded by the coding sequence ATGCACGCCCGTCCGACCAGCAGCGCGCACCCGACGCCGGACGCTCGATCGACCCCCTCCACCCCCCGCAGCTCGACGTCCCGTGGGACCGCCGCGCGCGCTGACGGCGACACCGTCGTCGGGACCTTCCGGCTCGACGTGCCCTCGGACCGCTGGACGTGGTCCGACGAGGTCTACCTCGTGCACGGCTTCGAGCCGGGTCAGGTCGTCCCGTCGACCAAGCTCCTGCTCTCCCACGCCCACCCTGACGACGCCCCGCGTCTGGCGGAGGTGCTGGACGAGGCCCAGCGCGACGGGTCCGCGTTCAGCCACGTCTACCGGGCCCTCGACGCGGCCGAGGAGACGCGCACCGTCGCGATCGTCGGGAGCGGTCAGCGCGACACCGGTGCCGTCCGCGCGGTCGACGGGTACGTGGTCGACCTCACCGGCAGCTACCGCGCTGCGGTCGACCGTGAGGCCACCGCGGCCATCGCCGCCTCGTCGCTGAGCCGCGCGACCATCGAGCAGGCGAAGGGCATCGTCGTCGCTGCCCTGGGGATCACCGACGAGCGAGCATTCGACGTGCTGCGCCAGTTCTCGAACGACTCGAACACCCCGGTCCGCGTGGTCGCCGCCCGGCTGGTCGCCAGCCTGCAGCTGGCACCGTCCGGGGCCCTGCTCGGGGACGTGCGCACGCACCTCGCCGCGATCGCGCCGGGTTCCCAGGGCGCCGACGAGGAGCCGGGCGGAGCCGCCGGCCGCTGA
- a CDS encoding manganese catalase family protein has translation MYLHVQRLIHDIVADEPDPAAANALQEGLGGQFGEMRTMMQYLFQSMNFRGAAAKPYRDLLQGIGTEEISHVELIGTTISRLLDGSPRYNGKKTDPLDTPGAGGDTPLRLALDEGNIHHYLVAAQGALPVDSAGNPWSGSYVYNSGNLVLDLLYNLMLESTGRLQKCRIYEMTENKTARSTISYLIVRDQAHENAYAKALETLGVDWGKLLPIPKTNAEKFPEVKKLVDLGLQSKQYTFDLTGLSEAGKIFRGMSPSNDGTELDASEQAPEGVPSTIADERFEEFAPGLDPELLSLIQATADIEMAEVQPVYGPVEPTKGS, from the coding sequence ATGTACCTGCACGTGCAGCGCCTCATCCACGACATCGTCGCCGACGAGCCCGACCCCGCCGCGGCGAACGCCCTCCAGGAGGGGCTCGGCGGCCAGTTCGGCGAGATGCGGACGATGATGCAGTACCTGTTCCAGAGCATGAACTTCCGCGGCGCGGCAGCGAAGCCGTACCGCGACCTGCTCCAGGGGATCGGCACCGAGGAGATCAGCCACGTCGAGCTCATCGGCACGACGATCTCTCGCCTGCTCGACGGCTCGCCCCGGTACAACGGCAAGAAGACCGACCCGCTGGACACGCCGGGTGCCGGTGGCGACACGCCCCTGCGCCTCGCCCTCGACGAGGGCAACATCCACCACTACCTCGTCGCCGCCCAGGGCGCGCTGCCCGTCGACTCCGCGGGCAACCCGTGGAGCGGCAGCTACGTCTACAACTCGGGCAACCTCGTGCTCGACCTGCTCTACAACCTCATGCTCGAGTCGACCGGCCGCCTGCAGAAGTGCCGTATCTACGAGATGACCGAGAACAAGACCGCGCGGTCGACCATCTCGTACCTCATCGTCCGGGACCAGGCCCACGAGAACGCCTACGCCAAGGCCCTCGAGACCCTCGGCGTCGACTGGGGGAAGCTGCTGCCGATCCCCAAGACCAACGCGGAGAAGTTCCCCGAGGTGAAGAAGCTCGTGGACCTCGGGCTGCAGAGCAAGCAGTACACCTTCGACCTCACGGGGCTGTCCGAGGCCGGGAAGATCTTCCGCGGCATGTCGCCGTCGAACGACGGCACCGAGCTCGACGCCTCCGAGCAGGCCCCCGAGGGTGTCCCGTCGACCATCGCCGACGAGCGCTTCGAGGAGTTCGCCCCGGGCCTCGACCCCGAGCTGCTCTCGCTCATCCAGGCGACCGCCGACATCGAGATGGCCGAGGTCCAGCCCGTCTACGGGCCCGTCGAGCCCACCAAGGGCTCCTGA
- a CDS encoding helix-turn-helix domain-containing protein has translation MDLKAETSEFLSTRRARITPDRAGLPAYGGNRRVPGLRREEVAMLAGVSVDYYTRLERGNLGGASDEVLEALAAALQLDEAERGHLFDLARTANASGAARSRARKTPAAVLRPATQRILDAMGGVPAIVRNGRLDVLGTNTLGRALYAPMYDSPTYVPGTPVNTARFHFLDPVAAGAYWGDKAARVAHDAVAILRAEAGKNPYDTGLTALVGELSTRSEDFRQMWASHDVRYHRSGTKVFHHPAVGMLELDYEALVLPADPGLQLNVYTAAAGSPSDDGLRLLASWAATASEDAGVGDESLRR, from the coding sequence ATGGACCTGAAGGCCGAGACCAGCGAGTTCCTCTCCACGCGCCGCGCCCGGATCACCCCGGACCGCGCCGGCCTGCCCGCCTACGGCGGCAACCGGCGCGTCCCCGGGCTGCGGCGCGAAGAGGTGGCCATGCTCGCGGGCGTCAGCGTCGACTACTACACGCGCCTCGAGCGCGGCAACCTCGGCGGGGCCTCGGACGAGGTCCTCGAGGCGCTCGCCGCGGCGCTGCAGCTCGACGAGGCCGAGCGCGGGCACCTGTTCGACCTGGCCCGCACGGCCAACGCCTCAGGGGCGGCGCGCTCGCGTGCCCGCAAGACCCCTGCGGCGGTCCTGCGCCCGGCGACCCAGCGGATCCTCGACGCGATGGGCGGAGTGCCTGCGATCGTCCGTAACGGACGGCTCGACGTGCTCGGGACGAACACGCTCGGCCGGGCCCTCTACGCCCCGATGTACGACTCGCCCACCTACGTCCCGGGCACGCCGGTGAACACGGCGCGCTTCCACTTCCTCGACCCTGTCGCCGCCGGCGCGTACTGGGGTGACAAGGCTGCCCGGGTGGCGCACGACGCCGTGGCGATCCTGCGGGCCGAGGCCGGCAAGAACCCGTACGACACGGGGCTGACGGCCCTCGTCGGCGAGCTGTCGACCCGCAGCGAGGACTTCCGGCAGATGTGGGCGTCGCACGACGTCCGCTACCACCGCAGCGGCACCAAGGTGTTCCACCACCCGGCCGTCGGGATGCTCGAGCTCGACTACGAGGCGCTGGTGCTCCCGGCCGACCCCGGGCTGCAGCTCAACGTCTACACGGCCGCCGCCGGGTCGCCGTCGGACGACGGGCTGAGGCTGCTGGCCTCGTGGGCGGCGACGGCCTCGGAGGACGCAGGCGTGGGCGACGAGTCGCTCCGTCGCTGA
- a CDS encoding DNA polymerase Y family protein: MAVGPLLHADADAFFASVVLRSRPELVAVPMAVVAHVFVASANYPARALGVTGGMLADDALRQHPGLVLVDVPRAEVEEAGDALFDLFHECARAVEPGSVEEAFLDVGASDWDAAVAAGHDLRRRAAAELGLPVSVGVGRTKLMAKLASRATKPDGLHVIGPEREAELRTALPLGEVWGVGAATRDRLANLGVQRLGDLDDVPRALLQQACGTAMARRLWRIRDGTDDATVRTVEARSVISAEGATSGYGRADLSTADLVASCAVRACRRAARAGLVAAGLVLTLRAEGGSPVVVKRSLAEATSSPEDVLPVARDLVATALADEVATVRVSLTGLLPAGLVQQTLF; this comes from the coding sequence ATGGCCGTCGGACCGCTCCTCCACGCGGACGCAGACGCGTTCTTCGCGTCCGTGGTGCTGCGGTCGCGGCCCGAGCTCGTGGCTGTGCCCATGGCGGTGGTCGCCCACGTCTTCGTCGCGAGCGCGAACTACCCGGCCCGCGCCCTGGGCGTCACCGGCGGAATGCTCGCCGACGACGCTCTCCGCCAGCACCCTGGTCTGGTGCTCGTCGACGTCCCGCGGGCAGAGGTCGAGGAGGCCGGGGACGCCTTGTTCGACCTCTTCCACGAGTGCGCTCGCGCTGTCGAGCCCGGGTCCGTCGAGGAGGCCTTCCTCGACGTGGGAGCCTCCGACTGGGACGCCGCCGTCGCAGCAGGCCACGACCTCCGTCGCAGGGCCGCCGCAGAGCTGGGCCTCCCGGTGAGCGTCGGTGTCGGCCGCACCAAGCTCATGGCCAAGCTCGCGTCGCGCGCGACAAAACCGGACGGCCTGCACGTCATCGGACCTGAGCGAGAGGCCGAGCTCCGCACGGCCCTCCCGCTCGGCGAGGTGTGGGGTGTGGGGGCCGCCACCCGCGACCGCCTCGCGAACCTCGGGGTGCAGCGCCTCGGAGACCTCGACGACGTCCCACGGGCCCTGCTGCAGCAGGCCTGCGGGACCGCGATGGCACGTCGGCTGTGGCGGATCCGCGACGGGACGGACGACGCCACGGTCCGGACCGTCGAGGCCCGGTCCGTGATCTCGGCCGAGGGTGCGACGTCGGGCTACGGCCGCGCAGACCTGAGCACCGCCGACCTCGTCGCGTCGTGCGCCGTCCGGGCCTGCCGACGCGCGGCGCGTGCCGGGCTGGTCGCGGCGGGGCTCGTCCTCACGCTGCGGGCCGAGGGAGGCTCGCCGGTCGTCGTGAAGCGGTCTCTCGCCGAGGCGACCTCGTCACCGGAGGACGTGCTGCCCGTCGCACGCGACCTCGTGGCCACGGCTCTGGCCGACGAGGTCGCGACGGTCCGCGTCTCGCTGACCGGCCTGCTGCCCGCGGGCCTGGTGCAGCAGACGCTCTTCTGA
- a CDS encoding aldo/keto reductase, translating into MQYRTLGRSGAVVSTHCLGTMTFGSEADEETSGRIMETFVEAGGTFVDTADVYSGGRSEEIIGRWLAAHPTEASQVVLATKGRFPMGDGPNDLGLSRRHLRAALDDSLRRLGVDHVDLYQMHAWDAVTPLDETLRFLDDAVTAGKISYYGFSNYLGWQLTKAVHTAAANGWAAPVTLQPQYNLLVRDIEHEVVPASLDAGIGLLPWSPLAGGWLTGKYERDVSPTGATRLGENPQRGMEAWQARNDDERTWRVVDTLRNIASARDVSASQVALSWLADRPAVTSVILGARTVEQLSDNLAAADLVLTEDETTRLTEASAPHVDDYPYGTAGVAQRGRKLTGGR; encoded by the coding sequence ATGCAGTACCGCACCCTCGGCCGCAGCGGCGCAGTCGTGTCCACCCACTGTCTCGGGACGATGACGTTCGGGTCGGAGGCCGACGAGGAGACCTCGGGCCGCATCATGGAGACCTTCGTCGAGGCGGGCGGCACCTTCGTCGACACCGCCGACGTGTACAGCGGCGGGAGGTCCGAGGAGATCATCGGACGCTGGCTGGCCGCGCACCCGACCGAGGCCTCCCAGGTGGTCCTCGCGACCAAGGGGCGCTTCCCCATGGGCGACGGACCCAACGACCTCGGCCTCTCTCGCCGCCACCTGCGCGCCGCCCTCGACGACTCGCTGCGGCGCCTCGGGGTCGACCACGTCGACCTGTACCAGATGCACGCGTGGGACGCGGTGACGCCCCTCGACGAGACGCTGCGGTTCCTCGACGACGCCGTGACCGCCGGGAAGATCTCGTACTACGGGTTCTCCAACTACCTCGGCTGGCAGCTCACCAAGGCCGTCCACACGGCAGCCGCGAACGGCTGGGCGGCGCCCGTCACGCTCCAGCCCCAGTACAACCTGCTGGTCCGCGACATCGAGCACGAGGTGGTCCCCGCCTCTCTCGACGCCGGCATCGGCCTGCTCCCGTGGTCGCCGCTCGCGGGAGGCTGGCTCACCGGCAAGTACGAGCGTGACGTCTCGCCCACCGGGGCGACCCGTCTCGGTGAGAACCCGCAGCGCGGCATGGAGGCGTGGCAGGCCCGCAACGACGACGAGCGCACGTGGCGCGTCGTCGACACCCTCCGCAACATCGCCTCCGCGCGCGACGTCTCGGCCTCGCAGGTCGCGCTCTCCTGGCTGGCCGACCGCCCGGCCGTCACCTCGGTGATCCTCGGCGCGCGCACCGTCGAGCAGCTGAGCGACAACCTCGCGGCCGCCGACCTCGTGCTCACCGAGGACGAGACCACCCGCCTGACGGAGGCCAGCGCACCCCACGTCGACGACTACCCGTACGGGACCGCCGGCGTGGCACAGCGTGGTCGCAAGCTCACCGGAGGGCGCTGA
- a CDS encoding sugar O-acetyltransferase produces MTLDDLLATLDAGETITGASPAHEVMHATSQEALRITGELNSGYHEPADVRELLARLTGRPVDESVTLFPPFTSDFGKNIHLGKRVFINAGCRFQDQGGITIGDDCLIGHNAVIATLQHDIVPSRRSNLIPSPVVIGRNVWLGANVTVLPGVTIGDDAVIGAGSVVTKDVPARTIAVGSPARVVRSIEDDAEV; encoded by the coding sequence ATGACCCTCGACGACCTGCTCGCCACGCTCGACGCGGGCGAGACCATTACCGGCGCCTCGCCCGCTCACGAGGTCATGCACGCGACGAGCCAGGAGGCGCTGCGGATCACCGGAGAGCTCAACTCCGGCTACCACGAGCCCGCAGACGTGCGAGAGCTGCTCGCGCGACTCACCGGCAGGCCCGTCGACGAGTCGGTCACCCTGTTCCCGCCGTTCACGTCGGACTTCGGCAAGAACATCCACCTCGGCAAGAGGGTCTTCATCAACGCCGGGTGCCGGTTCCAGGACCAGGGCGGCATCACCATCGGCGACGACTGCCTCATCGGCCACAACGCCGTCATCGCGACGCTCCAGCACGACATCGTCCCGTCGCGCCGCAGCAACCTCATCCCGTCGCCCGTCGTGATCGGCCGCAACGTCTGGCTCGGCGCCAACGTCACCGTGCTGCCCGGGGTCACCATCGGCGACGACGCCGTGATCGGCGCCGGGTCCGTGGTCACCAAGGACGTCCCGGCCCGGACGATCGCGGTCGGCTCCCCCGCGCGCGTGGTGCGCAGCATCGAGGACGACGCCGAGGTCTGA